One Catenulispora sp. GP43 genomic window carries:
- a CDS encoding helix-turn-helix domain-containing protein: protein MAETLKKGSRVTGDARSQLAIDLKTKYEAGESIRALAQSTGRSYGFVHRMLSESGVTLRGRGGATRGKAKTA, encoded by the coding sequence GTGGCCGAGACTCTCAAGAAGGGCAGCCGGGTGACCGGCGACGCGCGGTCGCAGCTCGCGATCGACCTCAAGACGAAGTACGAGGCGGGCGAGTCCATTCGCGCCCTCGCCCAGTCCACCGGGCGTTCGTACGGGTTCGTGCACCGGATGCTCAGCGAATCCGGTGTGACGCTTCGGGGTCGGGGCGGCGCGACGCGCGGCAAGGCGAAGACTGCCTGA
- the sufC gene encoding Fe-S cluster assembly ATPase SufC, translating into MATLEIKDLHVTVEGENGPREILRGVNLTVKQGETHAIMGPNGSGKSTLAYSIAGHPKYTITSGTVTLDGEDVLAMTVDERARAGMFLAMQYPVEIPGVTVSNFLRTAATAIRGEAPKLRTWVKEVNGAMEAIQMDKAMAERNVNEGFSGGEKKRHEILQMELLKPKIAILDETDSGLDVDALKTVSEGVNRVRESGEVGTLLITHYTRILRYIKPDFVHVFSDGRIVESGGPELADKLESEGYESYAKAGA; encoded by the coding sequence ATGGCGACCCTGGAAATCAAGGACCTGCACGTCACCGTCGAGGGCGAGAACGGCCCGCGCGAGATCCTGCGCGGGGTGAACCTGACGGTCAAGCAGGGCGAGACGCACGCCATCATGGGCCCCAACGGCTCGGGCAAGTCCACCCTGGCCTACTCGATCGCCGGGCACCCGAAGTACACCATCACCTCCGGCACCGTCACCCTGGACGGCGAGGACGTGCTGGCGATGACCGTGGACGAGCGCGCCCGCGCCGGCATGTTCCTGGCCATGCAGTACCCGGTGGAGATCCCCGGCGTCACGGTCTCCAACTTCCTGCGCACCGCGGCCACCGCGATCCGCGGTGAGGCCCCGAAGCTGCGCACCTGGGTCAAGGAAGTCAACGGCGCCATGGAAGCCATCCAGATGGACAAGGCGATGGCCGAGCGCAACGTCAACGAGGGCTTCTCGGGCGGTGAGAAGAAGCGCCACGAGATCCTGCAGATGGAGCTCCTCAAGCCGAAGATCGCGATCCTCGACGAGACCGACTCCGGCCTGGACGTGGACGCGCTGAAGACCGTCTCGGAGGGCGTGAACCGGGTTCGCGAGTCCGGCGAGGTCGGCACGCTGCTGATCACGCACTACACGCGGATCCTGCGCTACATCAAGCCGGACTTCGTCCACGTCTTCTCCGACGGCCGCATCGTGGAATCGGGTGGCCCGGAGCTGGCCGACAAGCTGGAATCTGAGGGCTACGAAAGCTACGCCAAGGCTGGAGCCTGA
- the sufU gene encoding Fe-S cluster assembly sulfur transfer protein SufU: MQLESMYQEIILDHYRHPHHKGLREPYATQVHHVNPTCGDEVTMRVDLKGDVISDISYESQGCSISQASASVMADLLIGKSVEQAREVQETFLQLMQAKLDGPEFAEEHEEVLEDAVAFAGVAKYPGRVKCALLSWMAWKDATAQALEADGSVEFEGKGVKA; the protein is encoded by the coding sequence ATGCAGCTGGAATCGATGTACCAGGAGATCATCCTGGACCACTACCGCCACCCGCACCACAAGGGTCTGCGCGAGCCGTACGCGACCCAGGTGCACCACGTGAACCCGACGTGCGGTGACGAGGTGACCATGCGCGTCGACCTCAAGGGCGACGTGATCAGCGACATCTCCTACGAGTCCCAGGGCTGCTCGATCAGCCAGGCCTCGGCGTCGGTCATGGCGGACCTGCTCATCGGCAAGTCGGTGGAGCAGGCGCGCGAGGTGCAGGAGACCTTCCTGCAACTGATGCAGGCCAAGCTGGACGGCCCGGAGTTCGCCGAGGAGCACGAGGAGGTGCTGGAGGACGCCGTGGCGTTCGCCGGCGTCGCCAAGTACCCCGGGCGTGTGAAGTGCGCGCTGCTGTCGTGGATGGCGTGGAAGGACGCGACCGCGCAGGCGCTCGAAGCTGACGGCAGTGTTGAATTCGAAGGCAAGGGTGTGAAGGCATGA
- a CDS encoding non-heme iron oxygenase ferredoxin subunit, with protein MTDTQTWIRVCGVSEVTPDQPKAVVAGDTPVAVVQHEGEFYAIHDVCSHANVALSEGEVVDCEIECWLHGSMFDLKTGKPSSLPATEPVPVYPVKIEGDDLYVAVKEA; from the coding sequence ATGACCGACACCCAGACCTGGATCCGCGTCTGCGGCGTCTCGGAGGTGACCCCGGACCAGCCCAAGGCGGTCGTGGCCGGCGACACCCCGGTGGCCGTGGTGCAGCACGAGGGCGAGTTCTACGCGATCCACGACGTGTGCTCGCACGCGAACGTCGCCCTGTCCGAGGGCGAGGTCGTGGACTGTGAGATCGAGTGCTGGCTGCACGGCTCGATGTTCGACCTGAAGACCGGCAAGCCCTCCAGCCTGCCGGCCACCGAGCCGGTGCCGGTGTACCCCGTGAAGATCGAAGGCGATGATCTGTACGTCGCCGTGAAGGAGGCGTAA
- a CDS encoding metal-sulfur cluster assembly factor, with product MTTTELAPIEDVTEALRDVVDPELGINVVDLGLVYGLTVDDANIAVVDMTLTSAACPLQDVIEDQMRMALDGLVADFRVNWVWMPPWGPDKITDDGREQLRALGFNV from the coding sequence ATGACTACGACCGAACTGGCGCCGATCGAGGACGTCACCGAGGCGCTGCGCGACGTGGTCGACCCCGAGCTCGGGATCAACGTCGTTGATCTGGGCCTGGTGTACGGCCTGACGGTGGACGACGCGAACATCGCCGTCGTCGACATGACCCTGACATCGGCGGCCTGTCCGCTGCAGGACGTCATCGAGGACCAGATGCGCATGGCCCTGGACGGCCTGGTCGCCGACTTCCGGGTGAACTGGGTCTGGATGCCGCCGTGGGGTCCGGACAAGATCACCGACGACGGCCGGGAGCAGCTGCGCGCCCTCGGATTCAATGTCTGA
- a CDS encoding ABC-F family ATP-binding cassette domain-containing protein, giving the protein MITATDVELRAGSRILIEKASFRVGPGDRIGLVGRNGAGKTTLTKTLAGETIPAAGTIHRSGQVGYLPQDPRTGDMDVIARDRILSARGLDDIMRRMRENEKRMASDDLATHEKAMRRYTRLEDEFVAAGGYAAESEAATIASALGLPDRVMSQPLHTLSGGQRRRVELSRILFGDNEVLLLDEPTNHLDADSIVWLREFLKSYKGGFIVISHDVNLVEASVNKVFHLDANRATIDYYNMGWKLYLKQREDDERRRKRERANVEKKAAVLNAQADKMRASATKTVAAQNMARRANRMLAGLEEVRQADKVAKLRFPTPAPCGKTPIMATGLSKSYGSLEVFTDVDLAVDRGSKVVILGLNGAGKTTLLRLLGGVEQADTGQVEQGHGLKLGYYAQEHETLDPERTVLENMRSAAPDLDLADVRKTLGSFLFSGDDVDKPAGVLSGGEKTRLALATLVVSTANVLLLDEPTNNLDPASRAEILGALGTYEGAVIMVTHDEGAVQALNPERVILLPDGDEDLWSEQYLDLVSLA; this is encoded by the coding sequence GTGATCACCGCAACCGACGTCGAGCTCCGGGCCGGCAGCCGCATCCTGATCGAGAAGGCCTCCTTCCGAGTGGGTCCCGGCGACCGCATCGGCCTGGTCGGCCGCAACGGCGCCGGCAAGACCACGCTCACCAAGACCCTGGCCGGTGAGACCATCCCGGCGGCCGGCACCATCCACCGCTCCGGCCAGGTCGGCTATCTGCCGCAGGACCCCCGCACCGGCGACATGGACGTCATCGCCCGCGACCGCATCCTGTCCGCCCGCGGGCTGGACGACATCATGCGCCGCATGCGCGAGAACGAGAAGCGCATGGCCTCCGACGACCTGGCCACCCACGAGAAGGCGATGCGCCGCTACACGCGGCTGGAGGACGAGTTCGTCGCCGCCGGCGGGTACGCCGCCGAGTCCGAGGCCGCGACCATCGCCTCCGCGCTCGGTCTGCCCGACCGGGTCATGAGCCAGCCGCTGCACACCCTGTCTGGTGGCCAGCGCCGCCGCGTCGAGCTGTCCCGGATCCTGTTCGGCGACAACGAGGTCCTGCTCCTGGACGAGCCGACCAACCACCTCGACGCCGACTCGATCGTCTGGCTGCGCGAGTTCCTGAAGTCCTACAAGGGCGGGTTCATCGTCATCTCCCACGACGTGAACCTGGTCGAGGCGTCGGTGAACAAGGTGTTCCACCTGGACGCCAACCGGGCCACCATCGACTACTACAACATGGGCTGGAAGCTCTACCTCAAGCAGCGCGAGGACGACGAGCGCCGCCGCAAGCGCGAGCGCGCCAACGTGGAGAAGAAGGCCGCGGTGCTCAACGCGCAGGCCGACAAGATGCGGGCCTCGGCCACCAAGACCGTCGCCGCGCAGAACATGGCCCGGCGCGCCAACCGGATGCTGGCCGGGCTGGAGGAGGTGCGGCAGGCGGACAAGGTCGCCAAGCTGCGCTTCCCGACCCCGGCTCCGTGCGGCAAGACCCCGATCATGGCGACCGGGCTGTCCAAGTCGTACGGCTCGCTGGAGGTCTTCACCGACGTCGACCTGGCGGTGGACCGCGGTTCCAAGGTCGTCATCCTGGGCCTGAACGGCGCCGGCAAGACCACTTTGCTGCGGCTGCTCGGCGGCGTGGAGCAGGCGGACACCGGCCAGGTCGAGCAGGGGCACGGCCTCAAGCTCGGCTACTACGCGCAGGAGCACGAGACGCTCGACCCGGAGCGCACGGTGCTGGAGAACATGCGCAGCGCGGCGCCGGACCTGGACCTGGCCGACGTGCGCAAGACCCTCGGCTCGTTCCTGTTCTCCGGCGACGACGTCGACAAGCCGGCCGGTGTGCTCTCCGGCGGTGAGAAGACGCGTCTGGCGCTGGCCACGCTGGTCGTCTCCACGGCGAACGTGCTGCTGCTCGACGAGCCCACCAACAACCTGGACCCGGCCTCGCGCGCGGAGATCCTCGGGGCGCTCGGGACGTATGAGGGCGCTGTGATCATGGTGACCCACGATGAGGGCGCGGTGCAGGCGCTGAATCCGGAGCGGGTGATCCTGCTGCCGGACGGCGACGAGGACTTGTGGAGCGAGCAGTACCTCGACTTGGTCTCGCTGGCCTGA
- a CDS encoding NUDIX domain-containing protein yields the protein MSGIRKATDSGREACMLAVHLILQRPDDERVLLGLRRGAVWGSGRWHVPAGHVEPGEDAVQALVREAREELGVRIDPADLEHAVTVHHREADGEPRMQLFFAASRWSGGPVNAEPGKCEKLGWFTVDDLPSATVGYTRTALSSWRAGRSFAVCWRDSKRVDRGLGSRLIAGLQAI from the coding sequence GTGTCCGGGATCCGGAAGGCGACTGACAGCGGCCGAGAGGCGTGCATGCTCGCCGTCCACCTCATTCTGCAGCGGCCCGATGACGAGCGCGTGCTCCTGGGGTTGCGCAGAGGGGCCGTGTGGGGTTCCGGACGGTGGCACGTGCCCGCCGGCCACGTCGAGCCCGGCGAGGACGCTGTGCAGGCTCTGGTCCGCGAGGCGCGCGAGGAACTCGGCGTGCGCATCGATCCGGCCGACCTGGAGCACGCGGTGACGGTCCACCACCGCGAGGCCGACGGCGAGCCCCGCATGCAGCTGTTCTTCGCGGCCAGCCGCTGGTCCGGCGGCCCGGTGAACGCCGAGCCCGGCAAGTGCGAGAAGCTCGGCTGGTTCACGGTCGACGACCTGCCCTCGGCGACGGTCGGCTACACCCGCACGGCGTTGAGCTCGTGGCGGGCCGGCCGGTCCTTCGCGGTGTGCTGGCGGGACAGCAAGCGGGTGGACCGGGGCCTGGGCAGCCGTCTGATCGCCGGTCTGCAGGCGATCTGA
- a CDS encoding cysteine desulfurase yields MGITPQFLDTDAIRKDFPILQRLVHGDKPLVYLDNAATSQSPQQVIDTIVEYYSLHNANVHRGIHVLAEEATALYEGARDKVAAFINAPREEVVFTKNSSEALNLVANVLGWAGEPYGIRPGDEIVISEMEHHSNIVPWQMTAERLGAKLRWFGITDEGRLDLSNLDELINEHTKVVSLVHISNILGTVNPVETIVKRAHEVGALVVLDASQSAPHLPLDVQALGADFVAFTGHKMLGPTGVGVLWGRRDLLEELPPFLGGGEMIQTVTMEKSTYAGLPHKYEAGTPPIAEVIALGTAVDYLTGIGMENVAAHEHAITEYALKRLQEVEGLRIIGPATNEDRGAAISFTLGDIHPHDVGQVLDEHGIAVRVGHHCARPVCVRFGIPATTRASFYLYSTPAEVDALVEGLDEVKRFFGV; encoded by the coding sequence ATGGGCATTACCCCTCAGTTCCTTGACACGGATGCCATCCGCAAGGACTTCCCGATCCTGCAGCGCCTGGTGCACGGCGACAAGCCGCTGGTGTACCTGGACAACGCGGCGACCTCGCAGTCGCCGCAGCAGGTGATCGACACCATCGTCGAGTACTACTCGCTGCACAACGCCAACGTGCACCGCGGCATCCACGTGCTGGCCGAGGAGGCCACGGCGCTGTACGAGGGCGCCCGCGACAAGGTGGCCGCGTTCATCAACGCCCCGCGCGAAGAGGTCGTGTTCACCAAGAACTCCTCCGAGGCGCTGAACCTGGTCGCCAACGTCCTCGGCTGGGCCGGCGAGCCCTACGGCATCCGCCCCGGCGACGAGATCGTCATCTCGGAGATGGAGCACCACTCCAACATCGTGCCGTGGCAGATGACCGCCGAGCGGCTCGGCGCGAAGCTGCGCTGGTTCGGGATCACCGACGAGGGCCGCCTGGACCTGTCGAACCTGGACGAACTGATCAACGAGCACACCAAGGTGGTCTCGCTGGTCCACATCTCCAACATCCTGGGCACGGTCAACCCGGTCGAGACCATCGTCAAGCGCGCGCACGAGGTCGGCGCGCTGGTGGTCCTGGACGCCTCGCAGTCCGCCCCGCACCTGCCGCTGGACGTGCAGGCCCTGGGCGCCGACTTCGTCGCCTTCACCGGCCACAAGATGCTCGGCCCGACCGGCGTCGGCGTGCTGTGGGGCCGCCGGGACCTGCTGGAGGAGCTGCCGCCCTTCCTCGGCGGCGGCGAGATGATCCAGACGGTCACCATGGAGAAGTCCACGTACGCGGGCCTGCCGCACAAGTACGAGGCCGGCACCCCGCCGATCGCCGAGGTGATCGCGCTGGGCACCGCCGTGGACTACCTCACCGGCATCGGCATGGAGAACGTCGCGGCGCACGAGCACGCGATCACCGAGTACGCGCTCAAGCGGCTGCAGGAGGTCGAGGGTCTGCGGATCATCGGCCCGGCCACCAACGAGGACCGCGGCGCGGCCATCTCGTTCACGCTCGGCGACATCCACCCGCACGACGTGGGCCAGGTCCTCGACGAGCACGGCATCGCGGTGCGCGTCGGCCACCACTGCGCGCGTCCGGTGTGCGTGCGGTTCGGAATTCCCGCGACCACGCGAGCGTCGTTCTATCTGTACTCCACGCCGGCCGAGGTCGACGCCCTCGTGGAGGGCCTGGACGAGGTCAAGCGGTTCTTCGGAGTCTGA